The Diadema setosum chromosome 8, eeDiaSeto1, whole genome shotgun sequence genome includes the window AAATATCTAAATGGATTGAAATTTGCTAGTCTTTATCTTTGCCTCTTCACTGAACTTTCTGTTTTTAATACGCTCTTCCTTTTGATCAGTTGGTGCGTCGTATAGAGGAGACAGTCGATTGGACCGATGTTATGGAGGTTAAAAGGTAAGGTTCAAAGGGAAAAATTGTAGTTTTCATATGCCTGCAGAATTGTAGATTATCGCTCCAAAACTCACAATTTAGGGCCGTGACCTAGCTCAGTGGGTAgagcgtctgcctcacgatccaaagGATCCCGGTTCGATTCCTGAGTCGTACTGAGCAAtgctgtgtgtaatcataccgtcccctctaagAGGCAAAGCACTCTGTCCCTGAGCTCGGGTAGGACATAAAAtagaggtcccgtgtgtgagaatGCCACAACTCACGTACGTAAAAGATTCTGCTTCATTTGTTCATCGCAAAGaacagggtgtttaacccggtgaagtgccCCGCCTTACGTCCAACTGATGTACcacatggaagaccagctattgcaccTGAATAATATGGGcgtatgggctatccagccatcttctcagatggaaatgaaacaaacaaacaaacacgtatGCATAAGAAATGAGTGAAATACCGATGTGATAACACGATGTCAGGTTGGCAACgagaatacaaaatattaatAGCAAAAAGTGAATTGAGTACCTCAATAATcgtaagaacgacccaagtccatcagagaaaatttgggaaaaatagaaatgaataaatcatttcCTACTGCTTTTAGTGTTTTCAGTTATTGGGGGTGttattcatacaaatttgaatataaaacagTCACTTAAATGATTATCTGTATTTGCATGACCTCATAAATGGTTTCCAAAGGCGATAgccaaatttggacttgggtcgttcttatattcaggtattcAATTGCGTGGAGCATGTTGAAAATACGATTGCTGGGGCACGATCGATCATTAAGTAAGGTTCTACCTACCCACAGTGCTGAACGGGGAGTGCCCTTATGGAATTTAATGTCGCATACTACAACCAAAATCATTCCAGAGTTTTAATCacaaaaatactccaaaacaactcactATCCTAGCAAATCGCGTCCGCCAGGCGAGTTTCGTAATTGGTAGACCCTTTCGGTGCATTGCACGCACATTTCAAAAGGTGAAAAATGAAGTTTGAGTCGTTATGAAAACTATCTTTTGGTTTTAATTCTGGTCATGATATCCTAACAGCACGAGACTGAAAGCTTAAACGAGACCTCCAGATAATTTTTGAGATTTTCACAGATGAATATCcaatttttgttttactgttaccagagtttcagaatttatagtgatcgGCGATGATTGGAATAAAGaatataagaatgttttcaaaatttatactAAATTGCAGTGAACAGGGATGaagacatggcagcctcaccatcaAAATGCAAGATTGGATGCTCAGAAAccgagcaaaagaaaaaaaaaataacatgtatAGATTCTACAAAAGTGAACTTATTAGGCACGTGGTATTGCAATGAAAATCAATCGCTTGTGTACTGGAATATGTGGGCTTCTTGTGTCATCATCCTGGATTCGTGTATTATGTCGCGgacttttttttcagagtattggtgtATCTTCTCAAGGGCCACAATAAGTTCCACAAGTCTGTATATATGACAAAGCGCGATTTATGTAGGCAGcctactacatgatgtgaaattacgTAATCAATTGTTTGGAATAACCTAAAACATGGATACACTCTTTTTAACCCTTTCCGTAttggaacctggtggcctgcgtaTTACGTCTATGGGCATTTCCGAATTCAGTATGAAAAGGGTTAACAGTTACTGACTTTGGTCGTATCATCATTCACAAAGCACCTCCCTTTGTCCCGTTgtaatacatgaataaaaaCCCGCAGATGGAAGTGACGTTACACGAATGCTATGCtgttctttttcttgaaaaaaaaacccccaaaaaaccATCATTCCCTGTGGACGAGCAACACTGTGCATTTCAGGTAtaatatcaatcaatcaatcaacctgTTTTCTGTGCCACTAATGTCTGGTCGATTTATTGGGGTGTGTAATTGGTAATACTTCCCTTCGATTTCAGTTATGCTTGTTTCTGCTCTTCCACAGGTTTCTTTAGCGTACAATACGGAAGGGAAAGATATCCAGAAACATAACAAACATGCAGAAATTCGTCTGTGAACATCTTGACCAAATTCAGTAAAGAAGTACTGAGAGTCATCCATTTCATGTTGAAGAAATCCAGCGAAGTTCAGcagatgtttttgttgttgttttgttgctgttttcttaCCTTTTTAGAATCAATGGCGGTTACGGAGTGGTCCTGCAAATACAACGACTCGAGTTCTATTGGACAGTCGCCTACTTGGAAGGACTGGGAAGAAGACCCGACGTTGACATTGAGGCGATGTTACTGTGGCAGCTGCGAACGTATGTGAATGCGACTCGGGACAATATGAAGTGTCAGTTCCTGTTCAATAGTTCGCGAGGTTGGTTCTAGCGCGATTTGTTTCTTCATGCCCCTTTACCCTTGATTAGTTTTGTGTCTTCTTCAGCAGTCCTAACaaattttctcctctttttcagACAGcgttttttattcatttattattatctttttttttaggattcATCATAACTGTACACGAAGCCTTAAGCTTGCCGTTGGTTCATGACATATACCAGTATTATGATGCACTATCTAGCCTAGGAATTTTGTTATGTTCAAGTTGCTttgcatgaatgaaatatttggcTCTGAACTTAATCAAACTGGCTAAAAAGAAGCATCATTTCTTTGGAATACAGTAATCATTCTTAATGATGATTTTCCCCTCCTAAACAGCGTTTGGTATGCAGCTTCAAACGCATTTACAACCTGTATTTATTAGGCACCTATAATCTTTTCAAAGATACATAGGCGATTTGTGTTACTTCTCATTTGTATCATGGCCACAATAAATGTTGTACGTCGATATTTGTTTATTGAATTACGACTGATTacgactgatttttttttcgtgttcTCATCTTCTCTATTCAATTGTTGTCTAGGAACTGAAGTATGTAGTTCACACTTCTTCGGCTATTTGCCAGAGAATCGATGCGACGGAACTTTTGAGTGCGCAATCTTTCTTGACGACGAGCTCGGATGCGGTAAGTCGGCGCTCACAGTAATGAAGCAGTGTTTGCATACTTCtttgctctctctttctctctgcatcCACAAACATATGTAAAAATAACCACActaacacgcacacacgcacgcatatatgtgcatatatatatatatatatatataatatatatgatatatataattatgatatatatatatatatatatatatatatatatatatataattatgatatgtataatatatatatatatatatatatatatatataatatatatatatatatatatatttacatatatatatatatatatatatatataaactggGAATGAATTTTGGCTAATAAAGTTTAAGATTATTAAATATTCAATGAACTTATAATTTATTGCTCCAAAAATGCATTtcctgtacatttttttttttgtggagcgAAAATGTGAAGTctcaacatgtttatatatgtttgtttgatgtttactGTGTCATGACGTGTTCTGTTTCATGCAACTACTCTTATTAAGATTTTTGCTCGCAGTCCTTGTGTATATTTGTGAAAGTGGGATTGTAAACTCAAAAGGAAAAACTGATTCTGAATGGGCTCTACTCAGGTTCAAAGTGTAATTAATTCATGAATCTTGCAGCAATAATCGTTATTTTTATGTgtgttatttttcttcttttttaatcttttagATCCACAAGATAGCATCACTTTGTCGCCAGGCAAGCCAGTAGAAGTCACTTCGCCAAACTTTCCATCCGCCTACGGAAGCTACGAGTTTACGAGGGTGCGAGTGAGTGCCCCACCGGGTTACTTTGTAGACATCTCCTTTGACCCCGACCAATTCAACATATCCACGTATGACATACTGATCATCACAGACGACGCGGGAGTCGCACAGTTATACCAAGGTTTACCGATCACCCAACCATTCCTGGAGACCGTAGACTATCGCTTCAACGCTCTTCAAGACCATGTGAATATCATGTTCATTAGCTTCGATAACAGTGAGGAGCTCCGCGAGGGCTTTTCACTGACAGTGACAGCAAAGAGCGCCCTCGTTCAGAACTACACCCTAAAAACCTTCCAGTCCCAGCCGGTGGAAATACCTAGTAACATGGGCTCATACGCTAACGATACTGTCTATTTACAGACCTACCGCACATCCGAGGATTCGGTTCTTGTCTTGTGTGCTGACTTCAACAGGACGAACATCGACGAAGGTGATCGGGCTTTGCTTGGCATCGGCGGCTATCCTTCCTTCCTGCGAGTCGTGGCCGCCTACGGGGAAGACACGACCAATCCAATTGATACACAATCGTCCGAAATGTTCCTGGCGCTAGATGCAGACAATCAGAGGACGGATCCGACACAGTCGTATCGATTCCAGGGAACCATGATATCGATCCCTCGTCGGTACGATCCAACTATCGATTGTCCGAGAGAGGAACAGTGAGGGCATGCGGCTTGATACTCAAATTTTGATTGGTTCTCTGATTGCCcttcaaacaaaaaacaaaaaaaacgaGCTTTGAATGAAACCACCTGATTATTTTCACACTTCCGCATTTGAGCATCTTTAAATTTGTTAATCTctgtacagagtttcagaatttcttGTGATTGCGATGAGATATAGGAATATTATCTAAGTTAACGAAAAAATCATAATTAACGAGAATGAGgacatagcagcttcacataGCAATGCATATTTAGGAGCCCAAGAAAGCAGAATAAAAGGGGattaaaaacatgcatgaaTTTACTATACAGTTGAACTAGTTAAGCATGGAATTGCATTGCCTACATCACTGAAACATATTAGCATCCTGTGTCATCATCACTGCACAGTCTGATATATATCGGATTATCTACTATTCAAGACCACAATTCAACAATCCTATACATGGCACCGACTGTCGGCTTATGTATTACATGCTCTAAATTCACATAAATTGTCTGGACTTCTCCTTGGCAGAGAGTGCCCTTGACCTAAGTATAGTGCGATATGATATGACCTTGTCGACATGATTATCACTATGTATAAACGGTTGTTATGGAGGTATACGGTATTTATATCTCTATTATCTCATATCGACATCCTGATAAAGTTGTATAATTATGGTCAGTCCAATATGGCGTGTACTAAATTTGCTTATTCAAGTCATGGGTTATCttacaaattattattttttcttatgGTTAAAATGCTATcaagcctttattgcttaggcAACACAGGGCAAATACTTAGATGACGAGCAGTCGTagtttatttctatatatttttgtgtgtattgtgtCCATATATCATTTTGCTTACTTCAATTAATATTATAACAACTTTCATCACTCGggtatttcatgacatgtaatTTCTTACTTTCTGAAGAAGAAGTAAAGGACCGGAAGAAACTTTGGTTCATATACGATGTGAAGAGTTGTATCGCTgaacgagctaactccattcttgttaagttgagatatttgtgatttaaGCTGGGAAAAAACCCCAAAGGAAATGGTAATAAAATACAGGATatctttaatcataacttctgaatattccttgttatgttacaagtgaggtattactggaaaggtttgtttttgccctatctgatgatggacttacttcgaaaggtttaaaaatggcgctgagctcattttgcaataaatctcttcatgtatgtatttatcactcatattattatgtattatatcatCGTTGAACAAATATTATTTTCGATTTATATTTCAATTAATTATACATTGCTCCTGCCTTCTGTCAAACTACTATCCATTTATGCATTCAAATATCCTTCATGATCAATTATTATTAAGGTTACCTCAACGTCATGTTTGCAAACGGGTATAATAAACAAAAGTTAGAGAGCTACCTGATTTGAAGACATCTCATGGTTATTTGACATGCGGAGACAGCGTTTCGAAAACGCCTCCCTTTTCCTAATGCCTttcgcctttttttttgtttttcttgcttACTTTTTGACATCTTCCCGATTGTCTCCATACATAATGACGTGAAGAAAAATGACATTTCTTCATTTCCTGTGGAAGAGTttaaggggccctgaaatcccaatgcatgttgatttgtgttgatttatgataccctcatcATCactgttccctcgccatgtcttttgttagtcacattaatatcacagaaaaatGCAAGTTacgctgagtcgagaggaaggtgcattccaaggtcttttgttaaacatttcagtactttagcaatgattgacagatgaggtcatctcaagaataatggtttggaaggatttttttgtgggcgttcccaagtaatctgaagaaaaaaaaaaaatcgttgaaaatatatggaatgtttctagatatccgtttctccgcaaaagtgaggttgagggtatcataaatcaacacaaatcaacatgcattggATTTCAGGCCCCTTTAATAAATATtgtcaaaaattcttgaaaaaagaatgattctAACCCATATTAAATTTGTTTCAGTGGGATTCTATATATCCTGCCTGCATTTAAATTTTATGTagtttattttatgttattgaATGACTACGTCGGCATGAGACTATTGTTCCATAATTTTTCCTGTCATGTCGATCACTTTCTTACACTGAAATATGCAAGATTTaaatttcataatcataaatGGGAATTAGCAATATCTAGGAAGAAGCTCAGgcaaaaaaggtcaaaggttacgcGAGCCCTACCTACCTCTCCGTACATGAACTTATAATGGAATACACCACGTCATTCTTTTCCTATCTATAACAGACGCCAttgtacaatgataatgattctaACTCACTGGTAAGTTAGTTAGTTTCGATATGTCAATATGAAGCGGCAGTACAACGTGATGATTTGATGATGTCGACCTTGTTTACTTGCAGTTATATTCATGTATTGTAGAAAACAACACAATGTGTTTTTGCTCACATTTAtttgagaaaagaaataaaatttggagtttttCAGTCCTTCATTTTTTAGACATTCGTGTATTTTTCCACCGAGTAAAAGACTTGCACACCATGTCTCCTTTAGCAGGCAATTGTAATCTTACGAAGTTTGTCatgtagatatacatgtacatgcatccTATTATACACATGttggaacaaaaacaaaaacaataataaaaaaacaaacaaacacttacTCCTTACCTCGGGTTGATgcgatgaggcaagatcgtctGATGACGATCACACCGACATGTCTCACACTCACCTGATAGTCAACCGAGTCGGATTCATCggactgcgatccgatacacttcggtgGGTGGCCGGAAGCAACAAACTTGGCTTccaatgagtgaccgatgaTACAAAATttctgtggaatgggggtatcAATCATGGCATGAAAGCCTGCTTTATCGTACAAAACGGGCAAATGAAAGGACAGAATGAAATGATCAAACGAAATCCTTTTACACAATCcatttttacatcaaaatcttgacccatattgtacacacacacacacacacacacacactcgtttttgtttttgacaatcttttatttttctttctttttcataattattataaacaaTATAGATATTAATTCATTGCAACATAATATAAATTTCATTATGACAACAAAGATTCCATATTGTCAatatcaaaaatgaaatagaatcttGTTTATAAAAAGGGacaagaaaaatgataatgatgaagggaaaagaacaaacacatcaaaacagaaaagaacAAAGGCACTATCAACCCaactaaacacacacatacacacacacacacacactcacacaaatacATCGGTGCAGTAACTAATGCTATCCTTCTTTACATGGGTCGTACCATCAAATGCACTGATATCGTTCGTGGATTTCTTCTTGCCACATTGGATACTACGACACTTCTACGTGATCAACTGTCCATCTCGGTACGGCTGAAGAAGATATACCCCATCTACGTTGAAGAATGTATTGCTAGCCGCAGCTATCGAGAACTTTAACGGTACCGGTATATACACGCTGTATCATCAATAGCCGGCTGCGCACAGTCATTATAAtataatcttctttttttttctttctctctcatctaTCTCTCAGTCGGTCTATGCAGATCAACGTCTCTGCCTATAtgcatacaatatatatatatagatgtgtatgtattatatatatatatatatatatatatatatatatatatatatatatatatatatttataggcGTACCTCTGTTTTGGTGCCTagtctgctaccggcggtttcacgctgtcgcgatcctcaggcagactgataaagtggtgtgtttctgtgctcatgtggcgcggtggatcggtttgacgcatggatgatttttcttttccggtgTCTGCATTTGGATATAAGCTCGGACCTTTTATTGAGTGCGTTTTTGTTTCGGATGATGATGGCCTTCTCATCGAGGCAGAGGTTGCACAGGCCACTCCTTCTTAGAGTTAAGTTTGACCCAAACCCAAGTTTGGtcaaaacaaggaaaatcaATGGCTTCAGAATGGCTTAACGATAtgttaaccatttttttttttagcgtaaCCAAGATGATACGTAGTACcttgtttgttgtatttttttttactacttgTCAGATTTTTGCTCGCTTTGGTTCCTAGAACTTTATAAGTTCTGTTTACGAGCAGGCAATACTTGCGATATAAATACTTAgggagaaacaaaacaaacttaggTAGAGTAATAAAGCATGCCTGGAAAACAGGAAAAACAGCTGAACTTTCGAGAATTTCAAGCATAAATCATAAAGACGTGCTGCGCCTTAACTTACTGCCGAGTAACAAGACTCGCCTGTCTGTCGGACATAATCTGTAAGCGTCCCCAGTAAGCAGAACAGCGAATATGTGCTCTTCTGCTTGTAAATCTGTGCAGAGCTCGATCTCAGAAGTAAGTCTATCATCAGATAAAGCAAGATAAGACGTTTTGTTTAGATATACTTCAACTGGTCCAAGGCTGGTAACAGGGAATGTTCTTCAAGTCTTGATTAAAAATATGGCATATTTTCTATAGTATTTAGCAGCTTCAATCGCAAATAGCTCAAACGTAAAGGAATGGAGTAATTAGTTTTTGTGATCAAACTATCTATACTTCCTATGTTCTTTTACGTAATAAAAGCGATTTATCTAACATCTTTTCTATTTCAATGGGGTTTAAAGAGGTGATCTtcctttttgatatttttttcatgaataacAGGTCACATAGTGCATTTTGACTTCTTTAATGAATAGGGATGGTCATACGATTTTCCAACCATCGAATTTTTTTGAACTTTCTccatttttttgtcaaaatcacTGATATTTTCCTCACTGTTACTTCATATCTTCAGTAGACAACTCTTAACTCAATGATAACACTGAGGTACAACCATTATAATAactacaaaaacaataacagagagacagacagacagacagagcaGGAGAGTACCaggacggagagagagagagagagagagagaaggagaaaaacgGAGATGGATAGTTAGAGAGATGAAAAGATTACCCGCGCGCCATGCAAATGATTTTCCGAAGAATGCTTTTATTATCCAATGACGCGCCAGTTGATCTCATCTAGCTCCTCCCCCTCGCTGCCCGCAGTAGGACGCACGTGGAGGCGGTGCTGCATTGCTCTGGAAGTTGTGCGAGTGGGAGCTCATTCAGTCACGAAGAAGGGCAAGCGATCGCACGCACTTGCGCCGACCTGTCATCTGTGGTTCGCCCCTCGCGTTGTGCCATTCAACGTTTTCCCGCCTGCCGAACCTTTTTCTTCTGAGCTTGTCCCATTACCCTTGTGCATCTTTGAAAAGAGACAATTGTCTGGCGAAACAGCATTCAGATTTAAAATGATCTTCTCTCTACTGGTAGAACCATGTTGGGACTTGCACCGAGACGCCACCAGGCTTTAGTACTGTTCCATTTCACATCATGATGCTCCTTGACTGAGATAACTCCTACCTTGCAATGGAGACCGAATCGGATTCTTACACCCTTACGGTGTCTGAAAGCATGTACCAGCTTCCCAACGGCACTGAAGTCGGTGGAGATTGGGTATTCATGTTCACGGGCTGTCTGTACTTCTTTGTGGCTATCGTCGGATTCATAGGAAACGGGACTGTGATTTATGTGATACTGCGATTTGCCAAGATGAAGACTGTAACAAACGTTTACATCCTCAACCTTGCCCTGGCAGACACCGTCTTTCTCGTTGCCTTGGTATTCCTGGCAGGGGCTACTATTTATCCCCACTGGGTCTTCGGCAAAGTCATGTGCCACTTGGTATACAGCGTGGATGCGTTGAATTTGTTCACCAGCATATTCTGCTTGACTCTAATGGCAATCGACCGCTATGTGGCCGTTTGCTACGCCGTTAAAGCGTCCTGTTACCGCAACATGAAAGTTGCCACAATCATTAATGTAGGTGTATGGGTCCTAGCCCTGGGCGCTGCGTCACCCATCATTGTATTCACTCGCTACGAGGCCGACACTTTGTCGTGTAGAGTCGACATTCAGCACGTAGTTGGGGATTCCTTCATGGCATGGTCCAAAGCATTTTCCTTTTACACCTTCACGCTGGGCTTCGTAATTCCATTATCAGTGATTGCAGCCTGCTACTCCTTAATCATCATAAGGCTCTACAAGATGGGGAACAAAACGGGAAAGTGGGAGAAGTCGAGAAAAGTCAACCGTATGGTGCTCTGTGTCATTATCGTATTCGTCCTGTTTTGGTTACCGTTCTTCGTACTTCGTCTCTGTTTTGCGTTCAACTTCACCCAGTTACAAACCTTGTTCATCGTGAACGAGATTTCGATATGCCTGTCCTACATGAACAGCTGCGCGAATCCTTTTTTATACGCGTTTCTGAGCGACAGCTTTAAGAAAAGCTTCAAGAAGGTCTGGCACTGCGGGGACAGTAGGGGTTATGAGCTCACGTCCACAGATGCCCGGCCGTGGAGATTACGTAATCCGTGCCTAGGAGAAAGAAGCGAGGGATGCAGCCGGGTTCGACGAGGAAGGACCAACGACGACGACACGATGTCGGGTGCGAGGCTGAACGTCTACCCGCTCACCGCCGTGACCTCCGCTGCGTCCGAGATCACCATGCATAAAAACGGCGCCACCGGGTCGCCGACTTACGCTTGAAAAACCATCTCTCGTAGTGGTTGCTGGACCAACGAGGACATGGAAAATTCGCAAGGGTATGTTTTGATTCAGGCACCTCGGAACTGCCTATAATGCAAATGAGCGTACGGTCACTCTCTTTCGCGAACAGGACACCTAATGCCAGCGACAATGATTAGACTGGATTCTATAGTAGGTGACGGACGCTGAGTAATTCCGATGACCTTACCGTTATCAAAATAACCCAGGAGTGAGTGCAGTGATTGGGGTAAGGAATCGGGATGAATGAAGTTAAACCCTTGAAAACGTCTTGGCAAGACAAAGACAAATGGCCAAATATCAttgtgttcatttttgtttctttgttttgtaaagAGAGTGTTTCCACATGCCTGGTTGAAACGTGCATTCACCTCTCCTTAAGATGGACAACTGTGTGATGGGGACGTCGACGTAGTGCGAAGATTCTCCGAATAGCTGCCGTTAAGTTGCACCACATGTGTTTGGCTGCCTGTACCCATCTTTTTGGAATGAGCGTGTACAAGCATGAACTCCGGCGAGATGAGGTGTCGTTGAAGACAATTCGTACCACGCGCATTTGTTGCCCGGTATTTCAGACGCAGATCCGGACTGCTTGGTCGTATTCACCCCCTGAATGGAggaaaaatgatatatatatatatataattattttagATGGGTaagcaaaaagagagaaaaacccaaacaaacaggTGATAAGAATGAGTGAAAAGGGCTCCAGTCATGATATGCCACATTGTTACAATGTATGAAGTACTCTTGGTATTAAATATGTTGTAAACAGACAAGATCTATTTGATATGAATTTATCTCAGCACTGTACCTTGCAACATAATCATTCGGAGTCACTGTTATTGACCCGTCGTTCACTTAAAACCTGGTAGATCACGTACAATATCTATGCTTGTTTAAAAATCTCCAAATAAACGTGTTAAACTGCCAATGATAAAAACCGCCAACACTCTTCCAGTGGGCGTTTAGGGGATATATATATCCGTAGGTTGCATGTCAAAATGATCCGTTTGAATCGCTTCTCGGCCTTTTGGCTAAGATCATTGTGTAACAACGGGAGGTCAGAAATATTGGTAAAGACACTACTTTATCGTCGGGCAATTATTGCATGAGATTGATTCCTGCTGCCCTCAGACAGTGTTATTTTTCaatttaaaggggaatgaaacacaaatatatatgcggaatgagtaaatgcagcaatattgatagAACACGTAGgtgaagtttgagaaaaaaaaccccacaggATCCGTTCAAAAAAtatgactttttgaagttttcgCGCCACCATCGTTGGATAAGAAGACAACAACCGTTTCTGACATCACTGCaggacaacaatataatgaaaaCGAAAAAAGGAATTCAGCATTAAATTACATTCATCTTTTTAGCGCAATGAAAGAGCAAATGACTCAAATCTTTCAGAGAGCAAATTCACTCAACTCACATGTTATAGAATCCTACGTGGGTTTCATTCTCCCTAAACAATTGCAAACTCAAGCTAGAATCATATCAGCTTTCACTCAAATTTAATGCGATGGGTGACTCAGCAGTCAACAACTTAGCGATTTCCG containing:
- the LOC140231902 gene encoding somatostatin receptor type 1-like, which translates into the protein METESDSYTLTVSESMYQLPNGTEVGGDWVFMFTGCLYFFVAIVGFIGNGTVIYVILRFAKMKTVTNVYILNLALADTVFLVALVFLAGATIYPHWVFGKVMCHLVYSVDALNLFTSIFCLTLMAIDRYVAVCYAVKASCYRNMKVATIINVGVWVLALGAASPIIVFTRYEADTLSCRVDIQHVVGDSFMAWSKAFSFYTFTLGFVIPLSVIAACYSLIIIRLYKMGNKTGKWEKSRKVNRMVLCVIIVFVLFWLPFFVLRLCFAFNFTQLQTLFIVNEISICLSYMNSCANPFLYAFLSDSFKKSFKKVWHCGDSRGYELTSTDARPWRLRNPCLGERSEGCSRVRRGRTNDDDTMSGARLNVYPLTAVTSAASEITMHKNGATGSPTYA